Proteins found in one Chloroflexota bacterium genomic segment:
- a CDS encoding methyltransferase domain-containing protein, translating into MVGRELYRLLQCPTCNSRDLAVYAEHVLCAGCRNEYPIHKGYIDLMPRQTEFDYISKYVSEEESMGEELDYREMAPPLLAAGVRHRQIRRMLELKPTDIVFDNACGNGRFGLWNADAVGLLVGSDPAVLFADQALAEMELAQADSRRLPFVDGAFDKSLSVDVLEHFPRDVIHDYLVETARVLKVGGRVAIFSNTREMSPIQPIINISKRLGKFFVKQGVYDFEREARRKSDHIKDLKTWDDVEAALVEAGLKPVKVVFWNSVFTSFVEHVLMKLGESLIAKRKTAKAASATVLTDEAVNASAGAQREIVARRAMRRHLTPTSPIYWALYTITLLMELDLWLFGWMRTGPYFVLAEKVEGRYVPAPLPAEE; encoded by the coding sequence ATGGTTGGACGTGAACTGTATCGGTTGTTGCAATGCCCAACGTGTAATTCACGGGATTTGGCGGTTTATGCTGAGCATGTGTTGTGTGCTGGCTGCCGCAATGAATATCCCATTCACAAGGGCTATATTGATTTAATGCCGCGACAAACCGAATTTGATTATATTTCAAAATATGTTTCCGAAGAAGAAAGCATGGGCGAGGAGCTTGATTATCGAGAGATGGCTCCCCCATTGCTAGCAGCAGGCGTGCGCCATCGCCAAATTCGGCGCATGCTCGAACTTAAACCAACCGATATTGTGTTTGATAATGCCTGTGGCAATGGGCGCTTTGGCTTATGGAACGCCGATGCCGTTGGGCTGCTGGTTGGCAGCGATCCAGCGGTGCTTTTCGCCGACCAAGCCTTAGCCGAGATGGAATTAGCGCAAGCTGATTCGCGGCGTTTGCCATTTGTCGATGGCGCGTTCGATAAATCGCTCTCGGTCGATGTGCTCGAACACTTTCCCCGCGATGTTATCCACGATTATTTGGTCGAGACGGCGCGGGTCTTGAAAGTTGGCGGACGGGTGGCGATCTTCTCGAATACCCGCGAAATGTCGCCAATTCAGCCAATTATCAATATTTCCAAGCGCTTGGGCAAATTCTTTGTCAAGCAAGGGGTCTACGATTTCGAGCGCGAAGCACGACGTAAATCCGACCACATCAAAGATCTCAAAACTTGGGACGATGTTGAGGCGGCCTTGGTTGAAGCAGGCTTGAAGCCCGTCAAAGTCGTATTTTGGAATAGCGTGTTTACCTCGTTTGTTGAGCATGTGCTGATGAAACTCGGTGAATCGTTGATTGCCAAGCGCAAAACTGCCAAAGCTGCCAGTGCAACCGTATTGACCGACGAGGCCGTGAACGCTTCGGCTGGCGCTCAGCGCGAAATTGTGGCCCGCCGCGCGATGCGTCGCCACCTTACCCCAACTTCGCCGATTTACTGGGCGCTCTATACCATCACCTTGCTGATGGAATTAGATTTATGGTTATTTGGCTGGATGCGAACTGGCCCCTATTTTGTGCTGGCCGAGAAGGTCGAAGGCCGTTATGTGCCAGCGCCCTTGCCCGCCGAGGAGTAA
- a CDS encoding DUF4256 domain-containing protein, with protein MNNPLEVLSPEQSDDLMTSLLVRFEQNMQRHAGLQWTEVQSKLIVQPAKLWSLNEMERTGGEPDVVGYNPQTNQYLFFDCAAESPKGRRSLCYDRASWEARKEHKPTGNALDIAAAMGIELLSEADYRVLQTLGAFDTKTSSWLQTPAEIRALGGAIFGDCRYNQVFVYHNGAESYYAARGFRGLLRV; from the coding sequence ATGAATAATCCATTAGAAGTCTTATCGCCTGAACAATCCGATGACCTGATGACCAGCTTATTGGTGCGGTTTGAGCAGAATATGCAGCGCCATGCTGGCTTGCAGTGGACAGAGGTTCAGTCCAAACTCATAGTGCAGCCAGCCAAACTTTGGTCGCTCAACGAAATGGAACGGACTGGCGGCGAGCCAGATGTGGTTGGCTATAATCCGCAAACCAATCAATATCTATTTTTCGATTGTGCTGCTGAAAGTCCCAAAGGTCGGCGCAGCCTGTGCTACGATCGGGCGAGTTGGGAAGCTCGCAAAGAGCATAAACCAACCGGCAATGCCCTCGATATAGCAGCGGCAATGGGCATTGAATTGCTCAGCGAGGCCGATTACCGAGTTTTGCAAACGCTCGGCGCATTTGATACCAAAACATCAAGTTGGTTGCAAACCCCAGCCGAAATTCGCGCCCTTGGTGGGGCAATTTTTGGCGATTGCCGCTACAACCAGGTGTTTGTCTATCACAATGGAGCCGAATCGTACTATGCCGCACGCGGATTTCGCGGCTTGCTGCGAGTCTAG
- the lipB gene encoding lipoyl(octanoyl) transferase LipB has translation MTSQQTQRLLNVQILGMLDYNAAWELQRELVSQRSAETIPDTLVLLEHPATYTIGRSGGYEHLLVSPETLQQRGAALIEVDRGGDITYHGPGQLVGYPILQIRDHGRDLHQYLRMLEEVMIELLAEYGLSARRFPGYTGVWVGERKIAAIGVRSNTRGVTSHGFALNVTTNLDDFAVIVPCGIHDYGVTSLAELLPVVPAFSDVQQRIIRIFLRVFDLHLIEPV, from the coding sequence ATGACAAGCCAACAAACCCAACGTTTATTAAATGTCCAAATTTTGGGGATGCTCGATTACAACGCTGCGTGGGAATTGCAACGCGAATTAGTCAGCCAACGCAGCGCCGAAACGATTCCCGATACCTTGGTGTTGTTGGAGCATCCCGCCACCTACACGATTGGGCGCTCAGGCGGCTATGAGCATCTCTTAGTCAGCCCCGAAACCCTGCAACAACGTGGCGCAGCCTTGATCGAAGTTGATCGCGGTGGCGATATTACCTACCATGGGCCAGGCCAGCTCGTCGGCTACCCAATTTTGCAAATTCGCGATCATGGCCGCGATTTGCATCAATACTTGCGGATGTTGGAAGAAGTGATGATCGAACTACTGGCTGAATATGGGCTGAGTGCGCGACGCTTCCCTGGCTATACTGGCGTATGGGTTGGCGAGCGCAAAATTGCCGCAATTGGGGTGCGCTCGAACACCCGTGGCGTTACGTCACATGGCTTTGCCTTGAATGTAACCACCAATTTGGATGATTTTGCCGTAATTGTGCCATGTGGGATTCACGATTATGGCGTAACTTCGTTGGCTGAATTATTGCCAGTTGTGCCCGCCTTCAGCGATGTGCAACAACGGATTATTCGAATTTTCCTGCGCGTGTTTGATCTGCATTTGATCGAGCCTGTTTAG
- a CDS encoding PIG-L family deacetylase, translating to MPTILSVWAHPDDEAFGPVGVLAQAHAAGYRTVIITATHGELGQISPELAINPENLGSVRLEELHQACQAIGVDRSIVWDYPDGGLALANATELRDKIVEVLNAEQPAIVLTFGPDGIYGHPDHIAISMATTQAFAQYMALHPTIEQPRLYYQSVAPNSPRSVNAASSNEYPDPLPATTIIDVSKYADTKRAALEAHATQRHDWQQFLDQADWFNTVYLHRVYPSFGLNDQPETTLFA from the coding sequence ATGCCAACCATCCTCTCTGTTTGGGCGCACCCCGATGATGAAGCATTTGGCCCTGTTGGGGTGCTGGCCCAAGCCCATGCTGCTGGCTATCGCACGGTCATTATTACCGCAACTCATGGCGAACTAGGCCAAATTAGCCCTGAACTAGCGATCAATCCTGAGAACTTAGGATCAGTGCGCTTGGAAGAACTGCATCAAGCTTGCCAAGCAATTGGAGTTGATCGCAGCATCGTCTGGGATTATCCCGATGGTGGTTTAGCGTTGGCCAACGCCACCGAGTTGCGCGATAAGATTGTCGAAGTTTTGAACGCTGAGCAACCAGCCATCGTGCTGACCTTTGGGCCTGATGGAATTTATGGTCACCCCGACCATATTGCGATTAGTATGGCCACAACTCAAGCCTTTGCCCAATATATGGCTTTACACCCAACAATTGAGCAGCCGCGCTTGTATTATCAAAGCGTTGCCCCAAATAGCCCGCGCTCAGTCAACGCCGCCAGCAGCAATGAATATCCCGACCCATTGCCCGCTACCACAATTATTGATGTGAGCAAGTATGCCGATACCAAACGGGCGGCCTTGGAAGCCCACGCAACCCAGCGCCACGATTGGCAACAATTCCTCGACCAAGCCGATTGGTTTAATACGGTCTATCTCCATCGTGTGTATCCTTCGTTCGGATTGAACGACCAGCCAGAAACGACACTTTTTGCATGA
- the murJ gene encoding murein biosynthesis integral membrane protein MurJ, with protein sequence MNTKLETKAQTTAGRSIALAALLLMVGNFASRILGLIRDKVINHNFGVGAETSLYSLLSAVPTQLYDFLVGGLVSAALVPVLTDYIDQHDDRDLWQIINTILTMLALVLGLLGGLVWIFAEPINQVLAAKIVASSTMLSLGVSMLHSMVIAVVFMCLSGVLTGLLQAQRRFSLPAFTSTVFNLALIVLIWFWPQDARVLGWAMVAGALAQVTLQLPALRGARLRPMLRWRHPGVRRIGLLYAPVALGISFSFVGTLIDRQLAGSIDQQSAAYMRSATTFIQFALGLVAAAISIAILPTLSRLNSDGDEAGFRRILGIGLKVVLLLIVPMLVIFGLLGEAVVRILFEGGKFTAENTRITALVLLAYLPSMLAAAIDQPLIFAFYARKHTLLPNLVQAPAIASYFLVAGLSYRDWGMYGLIAGNVAQLTVHALVMAVVAHRRLRVFDGQAMLQASTKIASAALVMAASCWGILQLLPTTPSKFNALVLLLVAGGGSSLIYLGLLWWLKLDALQFFGAALQRKFKRKTA encoded by the coding sequence ATGAACACCAAACTTGAAACGAAAGCCCAAACGACGGCTGGCCGCAGTATCGCGCTAGCCGCTTTGTTATTAATGGTTGGCAATTTTGCCAGCCGCATTCTTGGCCTTATCCGCGATAAAGTGATTAACCACAATTTTGGGGTGGGAGCCGAAACCAGCCTCTACTCGTTGCTCAGTGCTGTGCCAACCCAACTCTACGATTTTTTGGTTGGCGGTCTGGTCAGCGCGGCACTGGTTCCCGTCCTGACTGATTACATCGATCAGCACGATGATCGCGATCTTTGGCAGATTATCAACACCATTTTAACTATGCTGGCGCTGGTGCTTGGCCTGCTTGGCGGCTTGGTCTGGATTTTTGCTGAACCAATTAATCAGGTATTGGCCGCCAAAATTGTGGCCAGCTCAACCATGCTCAGTCTTGGCGTTTCAATGCTGCACTCGATGGTGATTGCAGTGGTTTTTATGTGCTTGTCGGGCGTGCTGACAGGCTTATTACAAGCCCAACGCCGCTTTTCATTGCCAGCGTTTACCTCGACAGTATTTAATTTGGCCTTGATTGTGCTAATTTGGTTTTGGCCGCAAGATGCGCGGGTATTAGGTTGGGCTATGGTTGCTGGGGCGTTGGCTCAAGTAACGCTACAACTGCCAGCCTTACGCGGTGCGCGTCTACGCCCGATGTTGCGTTGGCGACATCCAGGCGTGCGACGAATTGGCTTGCTATATGCGCCAGTTGCGCTTGGCATCAGCTTTTCATTTGTAGGCACGCTGATCGATCGCCAGCTTGCAGGCAGCATCGATCAACAATCGGCGGCCTATATGCGTAGCGCCACGACCTTTATTCAATTTGCGCTGGGCTTGGTGGCAGCAGCGATCTCGATTGCGATTTTACCAACCTTATCACGGCTCAACAGCGATGGTGATGAGGCTGGTTTTCGGCGCATTTTAGGCATTGGTTTAAAAGTAGTGCTGCTCTTAATTGTGCCAATGTTGGTGATTTTTGGCTTGCTCGGCGAAGCGGTGGTGCGCATTTTGTTTGAAGGTGGCAAATTTACCGCCGAAAACACGCGGATCACGGCATTGGTATTATTGGCTTATTTGCCAAGCATGCTGGCCGCCGCAATCGATCAGCCGTTAATTTTCGCCTTTTATGCCCGTAAACACACCTTATTGCCCAATTTGGTGCAAGCGCCAGCAATTGCTAGCTATTTTTTGGTGGCTGGTTTGAGCTATCGCGATTGGGGTATGTATGGCTTGATTGCTGGCAACGTGGCGCAATTAACCGTGCATGCCTTGGTGATGGCGGTGGTTGCGCATCGACGCTTGCGGGTGTTTGATGGTCAGGCCATGCTCCAAGCGAGCACCAAAATTGCCAGTGCTGCCTTGGTAATGGCCGCTAGTTGTTGGGGCATTCTACAATTGTTGCCGACAACGCCAAGCAAATTCAATGCGCTCGTGCTGTTGCTCGTGGCGGGTGGGGGCAGTAGCTTAATCTATTTGGGCTTATTGTGGTGGCTTAAACTCGATGCACTACAATTTTTCGGCGCAGCATTACAACGCAAATTCAAACGTAAAACTGCTTAA
- a CDS encoding GAF domain-containing protein: MSSGSGSQLNNAERTETLQELGLLDVSFDPAFDRLTRLASKVLQAPVSLLSLVEHHRQYFKSHIGLAEPWAERRETPLTHSFCQHVVSNGQELIVTDAREHPLVHDNLAIPDLGVISYAGMPIRSGGHVLGSFCVIDGKPRVWTADELDILHEFAELLMTELKLRQEIRIHQQDIRERERLQNELIGLQQALLDELSTPLIPLNDQVLVVPLIGALDQQRAQRMTEALLTGVGKYRADFVILDITGVPVLDTYVASLLVQTSQAIQLLGARMVLTGLRPEIAQTIVSVGLDLRSVVTYSTLQQGIEYTFRRK; encoded by the coding sequence ATGTCCTCAGGATCAGGATCACAGCTGAACAATGCTGAACGAACCGAGACATTGCAAGAGCTTGGGCTACTTGATGTTTCTTTCGACCCAGCTTTTGATCGTTTGACCCGCTTAGCAAGTAAAGTTTTGCAAGCACCAGTGTCGTTACTTTCGCTCGTTGAACATCATCGCCAATATTTTAAAAGCCATATTGGGTTGGCTGAGCCATGGGCTGAGCGCCGCGAAACGCCGTTAACCCATTCATTTTGCCAACATGTGGTCAGTAATGGCCAAGAATTAATTGTGACCGATGCCCGCGAACATCCCTTAGTTCACGATAATTTGGCTATCCCCGATTTAGGCGTGATTAGCTACGCGGGCATGCCGATTCGCAGCGGTGGCCATGTGCTTGGCTCGTTCTGTGTAATCGATGGCAAGCCACGGGTTTGGACGGCTGATGAACTGGATATTTTGCATGAATTTGCTGAATTGTTGATGACCGAACTCAAATTGCGCCAAGAAATTCGCATCCATCAACAGGATATTCGCGAGCGGGAGCGCTTGCAAAACGAGTTGATCGGCTTGCAACAAGCGTTGCTCGATGAGCTTTCAACCCCGCTGATTCCTTTAAATGATCAGGTCTTGGTGGTTCCATTGATTGGGGCGCTCGATCAGCAGCGTGCACAACGGATGACCGAGGCGTTATTAACTGGTGTCGGCAAATATCGCGCCGATTTTGTGATTCTTGATATTACTGGTGTGCCCGTGCTCGATACCTATGTGGCATCGTTGCTGGTGCAAACCTCGCAAGCGATTCAATTGCTCGGTGCGCGAATGGTATTGACGGGTTTGCGCCCCGAAATTGCCCAAACGATCGTCAGCGTTGGCCTCGATTTGCGCAGCGTCGTGACTTACAGCACGCTGCAACAGGGCATCGAATATACCTTTCGACGTAAATAA
- a CDS encoding Rdx family protein: protein MAAQLLEIHRQAIQQLSLIPAKGGCFEVEVNGQLLYSKLQTERHAETGEIEGLIAAYLDQQA, encoded by the coding sequence TTGGCAGCCCAACTGTTGGAAATTCATCGGCAAGCGATTCAGCAATTGAGCTTGATTCCGGCCAAGGGTGGTTGTTTTGAAGTTGAAGTTAATGGGCAACTGCTCTATAGCAAACTGCAAACCGAACGCCACGCCGAAACTGGCGAAATTGAAGGATTAATTGCGGCCTATCTCGACCAGCAAGCCTAA
- a CDS encoding NAD-dependent epimerase/dehydratase family protein, which produces MLVLITGSSGQIGTNLALRLLADGHEVFGVDQRVNTWTKAFEYVIQDLGAPYRDFQGGIGGVPYPKPDVVVHLAANAKVHELVTYPHRALENVMTTYNVLEYCRHQQVPIIFSSSREVYGDIHRYLTEEAQADFVYTESPYSASKISGEAFIYSYARCYNLPYLVFRFSNVYGRYDNDIERMERVIPLFIRRMRDGQPVTVFGREKTLDFTYVDDCVDGIVRGIERIVSGQVANQTFNLAYGEGNTLVRMAELIAEALQIEATINVQPSKLAGEVTYYVANIGRARQLLGYTPQVALADGLRRAVAWNIAWDEEQRR; this is translated from the coding sequence GTGTTGGTTTTGATCACAGGTTCCAGTGGGCAGATTGGCACCAATTTGGCGCTACGCCTTCTCGCAGATGGCCATGAAGTGTTTGGGGTTGATCAACGGGTCAATACGTGGACAAAAGCCTTTGAGTATGTGATTCAGGATCTTGGTGCACCCTACCGCGATTTCCAAGGCGGCATCGGCGGCGTGCCCTATCCCAAGCCTGATGTTGTGGTACATTTGGCGGCCAATGCCAAAGTTCACGAACTAGTAACCTACCCTCATCGAGCGTTGGAAAATGTGATGACCACCTACAACGTATTGGAATACTGTCGCCATCAACAAGTTCCAATCATTTTTAGCTCATCACGCGAAGTCTATGGTGATATTCATCGCTACTTAACCGAAGAAGCCCAAGCCGATTTTGTCTATACCGAAAGCCCCTATTCGGCCTCAAAAATCAGCGGCGAAGCATTTATCTATTCCTATGCCCGATGTTACAACTTGCCCTATTTGGTATTTCGTTTCTCAAATGTCTATGGGCGCTACGATAATGACATCGAACGGATGGAGCGGGTAATTCCCTTGTTCATTCGCCGCATGCGCGACGGCCAACCTGTGACCGTCTTTGGGCGTGAAAAAACCCTCGATTTCACCTATGTCGATGATTGTGTCGATGGCATTGTGCGCGGAATCGAGCGGATTGTCAGTGGCCAAGTTGCCAATCAGACCTTTAATTTAGCCTATGGTGAAGGCAATACCTTGGTTCGTATGGCCGAATTGATCGCCGAGGCTCTGCAAATTGAAGCAACGATTAACGTGCAACCGTCAAAACTCGCTGGTGAAGTGACCTACTATGTGGCCAACATCGGGCGAGCACGCCAACTCTTGGGTTACACGCCCCAAGTTGCTTTAGCCGATGGTTTACGGCGAGCAGTCGCGTGGAACATTGCGTGGGATGAGGAACAGCGGCGATGA